From one Luteipulveratus mongoliensis genomic stretch:
- a CDS encoding CPBP family intramembrane glutamic endopeptidase codes for MASVPRLSRAQLSATWRGPLDVPRTPLDRRTLQRETWLVLGVSLGASAIYAVLSIMRRLADNRPLNQQASQLNVSQAAQAWLDLLYQLADIALALVPVLLVFHLLRREMPSPASYLGLDRSRLKPDIALGAGLAALVGIPGLGLYLVARAAGLNTQVVASDLGDHWWSLPILVLSAVQNAVLEEVIMIGYLFTRWTQAGWRLPQILIVSALIRGSYHLYQGFGGFVGNIAMGLLLGLVYARTRRVLPLVITHALLDTVAFVGYALLHNHVSWL; via the coding sequence ATGGCATCGGTTCCTCGGCTCTCGCGCGCGCAGCTGTCCGCGACCTGGCGGGGACCGCTCGACGTGCCTCGTACGCCGCTCGACCGGCGCACGCTGCAGCGCGAGACCTGGCTGGTGCTCGGCGTCAGCCTCGGCGCCTCCGCGATCTACGCCGTGCTGTCGATCATGCGGCGACTGGCCGACAACCGGCCCCTCAACCAGCAGGCTTCGCAGCTGAACGTCAGCCAGGCGGCGCAGGCGTGGCTCGACCTGCTCTATCAGCTCGCCGACATTGCGCTCGCACTCGTGCCGGTGCTGCTGGTGTTTCACTTGCTGCGGCGCGAGATGCCTTCTCCCGCAAGCTATCTCGGCCTCGACCGGTCACGCTTGAAGCCGGACATCGCCCTCGGGGCGGGGCTCGCGGCGCTGGTCGGCATCCCGGGTCTGGGGCTCTATCTCGTGGCTCGCGCCGCCGGCCTCAACACCCAGGTGGTCGCGTCCGATCTCGGCGACCACTGGTGGAGTCTGCCGATCCTCGTGCTGTCAGCCGTGCAGAACGCCGTGCTCGAGGAAGTCATCATGATCGGCTACCTCTTCACCCGGTGGACCCAGGCGGGCTGGCGGCTGCCGCAGATCCTGATCGTGTCCGCGCTCATCCGGGGCAGCTATCACCTCTACCAAGGGTTCGGCGGCTTCGTCGGCAACATCGCGATGGGGCTGCTGCTCGGGCTGGTCTATGCGCGTACGCGCCGCGTCCTCCCCCTGGTGATCACCCACGCACTCCTCGACACCGTCGCCTTTGTCGGTTACGCCCTCCTGCACAATCACGTCTCCTGGCTCTAA
- the panB gene encoding 3-methyl-2-oxobutanoate hydroxymethyltransferase — MSSRPNASASESDRAPITLPGLRAMKAAGEPVVMVTAYDYPSAVAAEHAEADIVLVGDSGAMTVLGYDSTVPATLDEMLMLTRAVRRGLRTPILIGDLPFGSYEVSDEQAIETSMRFVKEGGCHGVKLERGGRTSVARARAIVDAGIPVMGHVGLTPQTATALGGYKAQGRTGAEGATIVEQAAALQDAGCFSIVLECIPSPVTEALMPRINSSVVIGIGAGPATDGQVLVFHDLLGIREGKGAKFVKRYADLQDAMDAGVRAYAEEVRSRAYPAPEHGYAMTDDEIIALKVALDDWRHAG, encoded by the coding sequence ATGTCCAGCCGTCCCAACGCTTCTGCTTCCGAGTCCGACCGCGCACCGATCACGTTGCCTGGCCTGCGCGCGATGAAGGCCGCGGGCGAGCCGGTCGTGATGGTGACGGCATACGACTACCCGTCGGCCGTCGCGGCGGAGCACGCCGAGGCCGACATCGTGCTGGTCGGCGACTCGGGCGCGATGACCGTCCTGGGCTACGACTCGACCGTCCCCGCGACGCTCGACGAGATGCTCATGCTGACTCGAGCCGTACGCCGTGGGTTGCGCACGCCGATCCTCATCGGTGACCTGCCGTTCGGGTCGTACGAGGTGTCGGACGAGCAGGCGATCGAGACCTCGATGCGGTTCGTCAAGGAGGGCGGCTGCCACGGGGTCAAGCTGGAGCGGGGCGGCCGTACGTCGGTGGCTCGCGCTCGCGCGATCGTGGACGCCGGGATCCCGGTGATGGGTCACGTCGGCCTGACGCCGCAGACCGCGACCGCGCTGGGCGGTTACAAAGCGCAGGGCCGCACAGGTGCCGAGGGCGCGACCATCGTCGAGCAGGCGGCGGCGCTGCAGGACGCCGGCTGCTTCTCGATCGTGCTCGAGTGCATCCCGAGCCCCGTCACCGAGGCGCTGATGCCGCGGATCAACTCCTCCGTCGTGATCGGTATCGGTGCCGGGCCCGCGACCGACGGCCAGGTGCTGGTCTTCCACGACCTGCTGGGTATCCGTGAGGGCAAGGGCGCGAAGTTCGTGAAGCGCTACGCCGACCTGCAGGACGCGATGGATGCCGGCGTGCGGGCGTACGCCGAGGAGGTGCGCTCACGGGCGTACCCCGCGCCCGAGCACGGCTACGCCATGACGGATGACGAGATCATCGCCCTGAAGGTCGCGCTCGACGACTGGCGTCACGCTGGTTGA
- a CDS encoding amidase — protein sequence MTETRVDTRVHAFTDDALGEHDATGVAELIRAGQISAQEAVDAAIARSGAVESRLTALEFQDFDRARARAQMTRAGGLAGVPSLFKDNVPVAGAPMTEGSHALSRTPQKSDGKIVAQILQTGVIPIGTSRMPEFGWIPTTERVDGTVVHNPWHTDHSAGGSSGGSAAYVAAGVVPIAHGNDGGGSIRIPAAVCGLVGLKPTRGRLRMGEAAASMPVRIISDGVLTRSVRDTALFYAEAEKTYRNTRLPGVGLVDRPLDRPLRIGLTLDSPFAPATDDETRTALQELASTLEGLGHRIEPYVPDVPTSFKTDFVDYWSMLAMSVKDTGRLVFGSSFDSSQLEPMTLGLAAHARRRLWRAPAYISRLAASGRQYERSFGDVDLVLSPVLCHTTPRLGYLDPTLPWEEAFGRVLDYCGFTPLHNATGAPSISLPTAQTRDGLPLGAMLSARRGADALLLETALQIEEAVPFRRINE from the coding sequence ATGACTGAAACTCGGGTCGACACACGCGTCCACGCCTTCACCGACGATGCGCTCGGCGAGCACGACGCCACCGGTGTCGCAGAGCTGATTCGTGCTGGGCAGATCTCCGCTCAGGAGGCTGTCGACGCCGCGATCGCGCGCAGCGGTGCTGTGGAGTCACGACTCACTGCTCTGGAGTTCCAGGACTTCGACCGTGCTCGGGCGCGCGCTCAGATGACGCGTGCCGGCGGACTCGCAGGCGTACCAAGCCTTTTCAAGGACAACGTGCCGGTCGCGGGAGCGCCGATGACGGAGGGGTCACACGCCCTCTCGCGCACCCCGCAGAAGTCCGACGGCAAGATCGTCGCGCAGATCTTGCAGACCGGAGTCATCCCGATCGGCACGTCCCGGATGCCGGAGTTCGGGTGGATCCCGACGACCGAGCGGGTCGATGGCACCGTCGTGCACAACCCTTGGCACACCGACCACTCGGCGGGCGGTTCGTCCGGTGGTTCGGCGGCCTATGTGGCCGCCGGCGTCGTGCCGATCGCGCACGGCAACGACGGTGGCGGCTCGATCCGCATCCCCGCCGCCGTGTGCGGGCTCGTCGGTCTCAAACCGACCCGCGGTCGGTTGCGCATGGGTGAAGCGGCGGCATCGATGCCGGTGCGGATCATCAGCGACGGGGTGCTGACGCGCAGCGTGCGGGACACGGCGCTGTTCTACGCCGAGGCCGAAAAGACCTACCGCAACACGCGATTGCCCGGTGTCGGACTGGTCGACCGCCCCCTCGACCGACCCCTGCGGATCGGTCTGACCCTTGACTCGCCCTTCGCACCCGCGACCGACGACGAGACGCGAACAGCGTTGCAGGAGCTCGCATCCACGCTCGAAGGCCTGGGTCACCGGATCGAGCCCTACGTGCCGGACGTGCCGACCAGCTTCAAGACCGACTTCGTCGACTACTGGTCGATGCTCGCCATGTCGGTCAAGGACACCGGCCGCCTCGTGTTCGGCTCCTCCTTCGACTCGTCGCAGCTGGAGCCGATGACTCTGGGGCTCGCCGCCCATGCGCGCCGACGCCTTTGGCGCGCACCGGCGTACATCAGTCGGCTCGCCGCGTCGGGGCGTCAGTACGAGCGCAGCTTCGGCGACGTCGACCTCGTCCTGTCGCCCGTGCTCTGTCACACGACGCCACGGCTCGGCTACCTCGACCCGACGCTCCCGTGGGAGGAAGCCTTCGGTCGAGTCCTCGACTACTGCGGGTTCACGCCCCTGCACAACGCGACCGGCGCACCGTCAATCTCGTTGCCTACCGCGCAAACTCGCGACGGGCTACCGCTCGGCGCCATGCTCTCGGCACGTCGCGGAGCAGACGCTCTGCTGCTGGAGACCGCCCTGCAGATCGAAGAGGCGGTGCCGTTCCGGCGGATCAACGAGTGA
- a CDS encoding acyl-ACP desaturase: MATSTWTNAALLTELEPVVAQNLDRHLSVAKEWMPHEFVPWADGTNFERLGGKQWSPGDSQVSDVAKTALIVNLLTEDNLPSYHHEIASLFSRDGSWGTWVHRWTAEEGRHAMAIRDYLLTTRAVDPEELERARMTHMGNGYASSHPDEVLHNLAYVTFQELATRVSHRNTGRITGEPICDQLMAKIANDENLHMVFYRNLIKSALEIAPDQTLRAIVDVVQAFAMPGADLPGFQRKSIEMAIAGVYDLRQHHDDVVMPVLRFWKVFEMTGLGPEGQKAQEELVATMGGIDTQAARFEDKKAMLAERMKR; this comes from the coding sequence ATGGCGACCTCGACCTGGACCAACGCAGCACTCCTCACCGAGCTCGAACCGGTCGTGGCGCAGAACCTCGATCGGCACCTCTCCGTGGCGAAGGAGTGGATGCCGCACGAGTTCGTCCCGTGGGCCGACGGCACCAACTTCGAGCGGCTCGGTGGCAAGCAGTGGTCGCCCGGCGACTCCCAGGTGTCCGACGTCGCCAAGACGGCGCTCATCGTCAACCTCCTCACCGAGGACAACCTGCCGTCCTACCACCACGAGATCGCCTCGCTGTTCAGCCGCGACGGCTCGTGGGGGACGTGGGTCCACCGCTGGACGGCCGAAGAGGGCCGCCATGCGATGGCGATCCGTGACTACCTGCTCACCACGCGTGCCGTCGATCCAGAGGAGCTCGAGCGCGCGCGAATGACCCACATGGGCAACGGGTATGCGAGCAGCCATCCGGATGAGGTGCTGCACAACCTCGCCTACGTGACGTTCCAGGAGCTGGCGACGCGGGTGTCCCACCGCAACACCGGACGGATCACGGGTGAGCCGATCTGCGACCAGCTGATGGCCAAGATCGCGAACGACGAGAACCTGCACATGGTCTTCTACCGCAACTTGATCAAGTCGGCGCTCGAGATCGCGCCCGACCAGACGCTGCGAGCCATCGTCGACGTGGTGCAGGCGTTTGCGATGCCCGGTGCCGATCTGCCCGGTTTCCAGCGCAAGTCGATCGAGATGGCGATCGCCGGCGTCTATGACCTGCGTCAGCACCATGACGACGTCGTGATGCCGGTGCTGCGGTTCTGGAAGGTGTTCGAGATGACCGGCCTCGGCCCGGAGGGTCAGAAGGCGCAGGAGGAGCTCGTCGCCACGATGGGCGGCATCGACACGCAGGCCGCGCGGTTCGAGGACAAGAAGGCGATGCTCGCCGAGCGCATGAAGCGCTGA
- a CDS encoding OmpA family protein encodes MDPTGDAQSRSNADRRGKVDGSTSSTSRTTHEVEYDTVTKRVRRGLGGWWWLALLAVPLLLAALATLISRGGIEDDLKADTTKALKGQGISPTKVDFDGRDGTITLPAGADSAKAKKIAEDVDGVRVADVKGAGAAAPAPTETASPAPTTESPSPSESASSPAAAAGPFTLTNEGDSIVVEGVVPDEATKKSIIDEATKAAGDKKVVDKVTVTAGAPAPDVAKITAGLGTLPAADGVKLAYGDDKVTLTGEVADDAAKTAAGDAATKQFAGLTVDNQLTVKGGAAAADCATVSTTVATLVKGQSPVFADNSTTLLATSKPTLDKVADAVKACKDAKVTVSGYTDNTGSAANNKRLSQGRASAVRTYLSGKGVNAANITATGFGQDKPIAPNTTQAGRDANRRVEITVGG; translated from the coding sequence GTGGATCCCACAGGCGACGCCCAGTCGCGAAGCAACGCTGATCGGCGCGGGAAGGTGGATGGCTCGACGTCGTCCACGTCACGCACCACCCACGAAGTCGAGTACGACACTGTCACCAAACGCGTTCGACGCGGGCTGGGCGGTTGGTGGTGGCTGGCTCTGCTGGCTGTCCCGCTGCTGCTGGCCGCGCTGGCGACGCTCATCAGTCGCGGTGGCATCGAGGACGACCTGAAGGCCGATACGACCAAAGCCCTGAAGGGCCAAGGCATTTCGCCGACCAAGGTTGACTTCGACGGTCGCGACGGCACCATCACGCTGCCGGCCGGTGCCGACAGCGCGAAGGCGAAGAAGATCGCCGAAGACGTCGACGGCGTACGCGTCGCAGACGTCAAGGGCGCCGGCGCAGCTGCTCCGGCTCCGACCGAGACTGCGTCTCCTGCTCCGACGACCGAGTCGCCGAGCCCGTCCGAGTCCGCGTCCAGCCCTGCTGCTGCGGCCGGTCCGTTCACGCTGACCAACGAGGGTGACTCGATCGTCGTCGAGGGTGTCGTGCCCGACGAGGCGACCAAGAAGTCGATCATTGACGAGGCCACCAAGGCCGCCGGCGACAAGAAGGTCGTCGACAAGGTCACGGTCACGGCGGGCGCTCCGGCTCCCGACGTTGCCAAGATCACGGCAGGTCTCGGGACTCTCCCGGCCGCTGACGGCGTCAAGCTCGCCTATGGCGACGACAAGGTCACGCTGACCGGCGAGGTTGCCGACGACGCAGCCAAGACCGCTGCCGGCGACGCTGCGACCAAGCAGTTCGCCGGTCTCACCGTGGACAACCAGCTGACCGTCAAGGGCGGCGCTGCTGCCGCTGACTGCGCGACCGTCAGCACCACGGTCGCCACGCTGGTCAAGGGTCAGAGCCCGGTCTTCGCGGACAACTCGACGACGCTGCTCGCGACGTCGAAGCCGACGCTCGACAAGGTTGCCGACGCGGTCAAGGCGTGCAAGGACGCGAAGGTCACCGTCTCGGGTTACACCGACAACACCGGTAGCGCCGCCAACAACAAGCGGCTCTCGCAGGGACGCGCCTCCGCGGTGCGCACCTACCTGAGCGGCAAGGGCGTCAACGCTGCCAACATCACCGCGACGGGCTTCGGTCAGGACAAGCCGATTGCCCCGAACACCACGCAGGCTGGCCGCGATGCCAACCGTCGTGTCGAGATCACGGTGGGAGGCTGA
- a CDS encoding glycoside hydrolase family 10 protein: MPKSLRSVLALLVAVLFATGVSTAHASTTEASTPKSAAAVVPQPEPGSCPTQATTPKRDLRAMWVSSVVNIDWPSKTGLTPQQQKDELIGWLDLAVKQRHNAVILQVRPTADAFWPSAYEPWSKYLTGTQGQNPGWDPLKFAVEQSHARNLELHAWFNPYRISMDTNVNALVPTHPARLHPDWVKAYGGKLYYNPGNPDARRQSVNAILDAVKKYDIDGVHFDDYFYPYPVAGQTFDDSAEYAKYGNGMSLADWRRNNVTTFIREVRAGIQKYRPQAQFGVSPFAIWRNKATDPEGSDTTAGAQTYDDLYADTRKWVKDELLDYITPQVYWSRGFAAADYEKVTDWWATQVTGTHVHLYIGQATYKVAQNADPKWSEPQELSSHLDFNTKYPQVQGNIYFSAVQVKADRLGATSLLNEKWYSRPALTPASPWLDDRRGAPRPPVVVKASGAKVTWVATPGATSYAIYRVPTAKPRPCDLADARNLVATVRDERGAVQQWTDPASGAGTYVVTAIDRVSNESAGTVAR; this comes from the coding sequence ATGCCGAAGTCGCTGCGTTCCGTCCTGGCCCTTCTGGTCGCCGTGCTCTTCGCGACCGGGGTGAGCACTGCTCACGCGAGCACCACGGAGGCGAGTACGCCGAAGAGTGCGGCAGCCGTCGTACCCCAGCCTGAGCCTGGGTCGTGTCCCACACAGGCGACCACGCCGAAGCGGGACCTCCGCGCGATGTGGGTGTCGTCGGTGGTCAACATCGACTGGCCGTCGAAGACCGGCCTGACACCGCAGCAGCAGAAGGACGAGCTGATCGGCTGGCTCGACCTGGCGGTCAAGCAGCGGCACAACGCCGTGATCCTCCAGGTCCGGCCGACGGCGGACGCGTTCTGGCCGTCGGCGTACGAGCCGTGGTCGAAGTACCTCACCGGCACGCAGGGTCAAAACCCCGGCTGGGACCCGCTGAAGTTCGCGGTCGAGCAGTCGCACGCGCGCAACCTCGAGCTGCACGCGTGGTTCAACCCCTACCGAATCTCCATGGATACCAACGTGAATGCGCTGGTGCCGACCCACCCGGCCCGGCTGCACCCGGACTGGGTGAAGGCGTACGGCGGCAAGCTCTACTACAACCCGGGCAACCCGGACGCGCGGCGGCAGTCGGTCAACGCGATCCTCGACGCGGTCAAGAAGTACGACATCGACGGCGTGCACTTCGACGACTACTTCTACCCGTATCCCGTTGCAGGACAGACGTTTGACGACTCCGCGGAGTACGCGAAGTACGGCAACGGCATGTCGCTGGCCGACTGGCGGCGCAACAACGTGACGACCTTCATCCGCGAGGTGCGGGCCGGCATCCAGAAGTACCGGCCGCAGGCGCAGTTCGGCGTCTCGCCGTTCGCGATCTGGCGTAACAAGGCGACCGACCCCGAGGGCTCGGACACGACGGCCGGCGCGCAGACGTACGACGACCTCTATGCCGACACTCGCAAGTGGGTGAAGGACGAGCTGCTGGACTACATCACGCCGCAGGTCTACTGGTCGCGCGGCTTCGCGGCGGCCGACTACGAGAAGGTCACTGACTGGTGGGCCACGCAGGTCACGGGCACGCACGTGCACCTCTACATCGGCCAGGCGACTTACAAGGTTGCTCAGAACGCAGACCCGAAATGGTCTGAGCCGCAAGAGCTTTCGTCGCATCTGGACTTCAACACGAAGTACCCGCAGGTGCAGGGCAACATCTACTTCTCCGCCGTTCAGGTGAAGGCGGACCGGCTCGGCGCAACCAGCCTGCTCAACGAGAAGTGGTACTCCCGTCCCGCCCTCACACCCGCTTCCCCCTGGCTCGATGACCGCCGAGGCGCGCCGCGACCTCCGGTGGTCGTGAAGGCGAGTGGCGCGAAGGTGACGTGGGTCGCGACGCCGGGCGCGACGTCGTACGCGATCTATCGGGTGCCGACGGCGAAGCCCAGGCCATGCGACCTGGCCGACGCTCGCAACCTGGTGGCGACCGTGCGTGACGAGCGAGGCGCCGTGCAGCAGTGGACGGATCCGGCGTCCGGCGCCGGCACCTACGTGGTCACCGCGATCGACCGAGTCAGCAACGAGTCCGCCGGCACCGTCGCCCGCTAG
- a CDS encoding anhydro-N-acetylmuramic acid kinase, translating to MIVVGMISGTSMDGLDVGVAELDGASTGALTLRPLGARTWPWPEVLRERLLALLPPAPTTIEEVAQLDELVGRECARAAAAVIEQYDGADLVVSHGQTVFHWVTDGRAQGTLQLGQPAPIVEATGLPVVSDIRARDIAAGGQGAPLAGTLDTLWLRGLPGDGPRAALNLGGIANVTVLDGDRSVAFDTGPANCLIDAAVARITDGRESRDTDGRLARSGTVRTDLLEALLDEPYYALPAPKSTGRELFTTSYADRFLAQLPLVSDADLVATLTELTATTVANSLAAYGISDLVTSGGGVHNPALMDALRRHLPGVDVRRTDDLGLPADDKEAYLMALVGYLTWHQVPGVLPGMTGSHEPRVLGRINLGDRPVRLPDPGPVPTRLTIV from the coding sequence ATGATCGTCGTCGGCATGATCTCGGGCACCTCCATGGACGGGCTCGACGTCGGCGTCGCCGAGCTCGACGGCGCGTCGACCGGAGCGCTCACGCTGCGGCCGCTGGGCGCGCGCACCTGGCCCTGGCCCGAGGTGCTGCGCGAGCGGCTCCTCGCCCTGCTCCCGCCGGCCCCGACCACGATCGAGGAGGTCGCCCAGCTCGACGAGCTGGTCGGGCGGGAGTGCGCGCGCGCCGCCGCTGCCGTCATCGAGCAGTACGACGGTGCCGACCTCGTCGTCAGCCACGGCCAGACCGTCTTCCACTGGGTCACGGACGGACGCGCGCAGGGCACGCTCCAGCTCGGTCAGCCGGCGCCGATCGTCGAGGCCACCGGTCTGCCCGTGGTCTCCGACATCCGAGCGCGTGACATCGCGGCGGGCGGTCAAGGCGCACCTCTCGCGGGGACGCTCGACACCCTCTGGCTGCGGGGGTTGCCGGGCGACGGCCCGCGGGCGGCGCTCAACCTCGGCGGGATCGCCAACGTCACGGTCCTCGACGGTGACCGGTCCGTGGCGTTCGACACCGGACCGGCCAACTGCCTCATCGACGCAGCCGTCGCGCGCATCACGGATGGCCGGGAGTCGCGCGACACCGACGGGCGGCTGGCTCGCTCGGGGACCGTGCGGACCGACCTGCTCGAGGCCCTCCTCGACGAGCCGTACTACGCCCTCCCCGCACCCAAGTCCACGGGACGGGAGCTCTTCACGACGTCGTACGCCGATCGCTTCCTCGCGCAGCTCCCTCTCGTCAGCGACGCAGACCTCGTCGCGACCCTGACCGAGCTCACAGCGACGACGGTCGCGAACTCCCTTGCGGCGTACGGCATCTCGGACCTGGTGACCTCCGGAGGCGGGGTACACAATCCGGCGCTGATGGACGCGCTGAGGCGACATCTGCCGGGAGTCGACGTGCGGCGTACGGATGACCTCGGGCTGCCAGCCGACGACAAGGAGGCGTATCTCATGGCGCTCGTCGGCTACCTGACGTGGCATCAGGTGCCCGGTGTACTCCCGGGGATGACCGGGTCACACGAGCCGCGAGTCCTGGGCCGGATCAACCTCGGCGATCGGCCCGTTCGTCTCCCCGATCCCGGACCAGTGCCCACCCGGCTGACGATCGTCTGA
- a CDS encoding BadF/BadG/BcrA/BcrD ATPase family protein gives MSAAVVDLGKTRCRVRVAERSAGSGGAPGLSTTHGVEAALSSIHEAVSGLGGVPVDQISVGAAGAFAAPSAAQELADRLRAAYGASVAVTSDAITAHLGALGGAPGVVVVAGTGAVAVAVSPTGEVAVADGLGPELGDRGSGAWLGTSMLGEASRTPGWESVVLRRLGPDWRALVGDRSYDNAQRRASLVPDLADLARSGDAAASELFGAAARELAATVREAATQVAIPVSEASEVALVGGLSGLGELLLDPLERALAPMRLREASGSALDGAALLLERRDLPHEHLVHRA, from the coding sequence ATGAGCGCCGCCGTGGTTGACCTCGGCAAAACCCGATGCCGCGTCCGCGTGGCCGAGCGGTCCGCCGGGTCGGGCGGAGCGCCGGGTTTGAGCACCACGCACGGCGTTGAAGCGGCGCTGTCCAGCATCCACGAGGCAGTATCCGGGCTGGGTGGCGTTCCTGTCGACCAGATCTCGGTCGGCGCGGCCGGCGCGTTCGCCGCGCCATCGGCTGCTCAGGAACTGGCTGACCGGCTGCGTGCGGCGTACGGGGCGTCCGTCGCCGTGACCAGCGACGCCATCACCGCCCATCTCGGCGCTCTCGGCGGCGCACCTGGCGTCGTGGTCGTCGCCGGCACCGGGGCTGTCGCGGTCGCCGTGTCTCCGACCGGCGAGGTCGCGGTCGCCGACGGGCTCGGTCCCGAGCTCGGTGATCGCGGTAGCGGCGCCTGGCTCGGCACCTCGATGCTGGGAGAGGCGAGTCGTACGCCGGGGTGGGAGTCCGTCGTACTGCGCCGGCTCGGTCCGGACTGGCGCGCGCTCGTCGGTGACCGGTCGTACGACAACGCCCAGCGGCGGGCGTCGTTGGTGCCGGATCTCGCCGACCTCGCCCGGTCCGGTGATGCAGCCGCGAGTGAGCTGTTCGGGGCCGCCGCTCGGGAATTGGCCGCGACGGTGCGCGAGGCGGCGACGCAGGTGGCGATCCCGGTGAGCGAAGCGTCCGAGGTGGCTCTTGTCGGCGGTTTGAGCGGGCTCGGCGAGCTGTTGCTCGATCCGCTCGAGCGGGCTCTGGCTCCGATGCGGCTGCGCGAGGCGAGCGGATCAGCGCTGGATGGCGCGGCTCTGCTGCTGGAGCGGCGAGACCTGCCGCACGAGCACCTGGTCCACCGCGCCTGA
- a CDS encoding protease inhibitor I42 family protein — MTMLAHLTKRHRRPLAAALALVGALSLAACQEDEPSVNPTPEASRSIPLSSGEPIALKPGETVAVNVGRQNSSIGDNWNDSITPAGVATVKGHVDSDCDEPAPGCGGRLTYFVTGVKPGKAVLTVQYCFRSSGPTCAGGPDNAPHKPPTTIAITVT, encoded by the coding sequence ATGACCATGCTCGCGCACCTCACAAAGCGCCACCGCCGGCCCCTCGCCGCCGCGCTGGCGCTCGTCGGCGCGCTCAGTCTCGCGGCCTGCCAGGAGGACGAGCCCTCCGTGAACCCCACCCCCGAGGCGTCCCGCAGCATCCCGCTCAGCTCCGGCGAGCCGATCGCCCTCAAGCCAGGCGAGACGGTGGCGGTGAACGTGGGACGGCAGAACTCCAGCATCGGCGACAACTGGAACGACTCGATCACGCCGGCGGGAGTCGCGACCGTGAAGGGCCATGTCGACTCCGACTGCGACGAACCAGCGCCTGGATGCGGCGGCCGGCTCACCTACTTCGTCACCGGTGTGAAGCCGGGCAAGGCCGTACTCACCGTCCAGTACTGCTTCCGCTCCAGCGGCCCCACGTGCGCCGGCGGCCCGGACAACGCACCCCACAAGCCGCCCACCACGATCGCCATCACCGTCACGTAA
- the panC gene encoding pantoate--beta-alanine ligase, whose amino-acid sequence MLVVRTIADLREALRPARREEASIGFVPTMGALHHGHEALMERARTECDVVVLSIFVNPTQFNDPTDLERYPRTEEADVAIAEKNGVDFVFMPSAEEMYRPGSTIEVRLDGPLVDSLEGAHRGSDHFHGVTTVVTKLFNIVQPEVAYFGQKDAQQALVIRALVRELDMPVRIDVVQTVREDDGLAMSSRNIHVKGRDRERALGLKAALDEAQSAYDGGERDAAALTERAVAAMKPFEVVPEYLAIVDRVTLQPVETVEPGALVVIAAPVGPVRLIDNTVIKDTAQLTRSA is encoded by the coding sequence GTGCTTGTCGTCCGGACCATCGCTGACCTGCGTGAAGCGCTGCGCCCTGCCCGTCGCGAAGAGGCCTCCATCGGCTTCGTCCCGACGATGGGCGCGCTGCATCACGGCCACGAAGCGCTCATGGAGCGCGCTCGGACCGAGTGCGACGTGGTGGTCCTGTCGATCTTCGTCAACCCGACGCAGTTCAACGACCCGACCGATCTCGAGCGCTATCCGCGCACCGAGGAGGCCGATGTCGCGATCGCCGAGAAGAACGGTGTGGACTTCGTGTTCATGCCGTCGGCCGAGGAGATGTACCGCCCGGGCTCGACCATCGAGGTCCGTCTCGACGGGCCCCTGGTCGACTCGCTCGAGGGCGCGCACCGCGGCTCCGACCACTTCCACGGCGTCACGACCGTCGTCACCAAGCTCTTCAACATCGTGCAGCCCGAGGTCGCCTACTTCGGCCAGAAGGACGCCCAGCAGGCGCTCGTGATCCGAGCCCTGGTGCGCGAGCTCGACATGCCCGTCCGCATCGACGTGGTGCAGACCGTCCGCGAGGACGACGGCCTGGCCATGTCCAGCCGCAACATCCATGTCAAGGGACGCGACCGCGAGCGAGCACTCGGCCTGAAGGCCGCGCTCGACGAGGCGCAGTCGGCGTACGACGGGGGCGAGCGTGACGCCGCGGCGCTGACTGAGCGGGCGGTCGCCGCGATGAAGCCGTTCGAGGTCGTACCCGAATATCTCGCCATCGTCGACCGGGTGACGCTGCAGCCCGTCGAGACGGTGGAGCCGGGTGCGCTCGTGGTCATCGCCGCGCCCGTCGGGCCGGTCCGACTCATCGACAACACCGTCATCAAAGACACCGCACAACTGACACGGAGCGCCTGA